From Solwaraspora sp. WMMD1047, the proteins below share one genomic window:
- a CDS encoding alpha-E domain-containing protein encodes MLSRIAESLYWIGRYVERAEDTARILDVHLHRMLADPWVDEETACRSLLAVMGVPPPERPVSAARVVGLLALDEANPSSVVGSLRAARENARGARETVSAEMWECLNSTWHGLPHARRRVEQQGVHAFFRWVRERCAVLAGLADATMSRDEGWLFLVLGRSVERVDMTARLLSTHVRAGGSIPSWLTLLRSCGAWETFLRTYRGSLDDRHAAEFLLLDRLFPRSVFAALSRAESCLAELEPPTGPAQSGGRAGVATDAQRIVGRARTSLEFRGADELLDDLGAVLTSLERTCSQVNDAVSRRYFRQTKAVAWLPEAVA; translated from the coding sequence ATGCTGAGCCGGATCGCCGAGTCGCTCTACTGGATCGGCCGGTACGTCGAGCGGGCCGAGGACACCGCCCGCATCCTCGACGTGCACCTGCACCGGATGCTCGCCGACCCGTGGGTGGACGAGGAGACCGCCTGCCGGTCGCTGCTCGCCGTGATGGGGGTGCCGCCGCCGGAGCGGCCCGTCTCGGCGGCCCGGGTGGTCGGGCTGCTCGCCCTCGACGAGGCCAACCCCAGCTCGGTGGTCGGTTCGCTGCGGGCCGCCCGGGAGAACGCCCGGGGCGCCCGGGAGACCGTTTCCGCGGAGATGTGGGAGTGCCTGAACTCCACCTGGCACGGCCTGCCACACGCCCGGCGCCGGGTCGAACAGCAGGGCGTACACGCGTTCTTCCGGTGGGTGCGGGAGCGCTGCGCGGTGCTGGCCGGGCTCGCCGACGCCACCATGAGCCGGGACGAGGGCTGGCTCTTCCTGGTGCTGGGCCGCAGCGTGGAGCGGGTCGACATGACCGCCCGGCTGCTCTCCACCCACGTGCGCGCCGGCGGCAGCATCCCGTCCTGGCTGACCCTGCTGCGCTCCTGCGGCGCCTGGGAGACCTTCCTGCGCACCTACCGGGGGTCGCTGGACGACCGGCACGCGGCCGAGTTCCTGCTGCTGGACCGGCTCTTCCCGCGGTCGGTGTTCGCGGCGCTGTCCCGGGCCGAGAGCTGCCTGGCCGAGCTGGAGCCGCCCACCGGCCCGGCCCAGTCCGGTGGCCGGGCCGGGGTGGCCACCGACGCCCAGCGGATCGTCGGCCGGGCCCGGACCAGTCTGGAGTTCCGGGGCGCCGACGAACTCCTCGACGACCTCGGCGCGGTGCTGACCAGCCTGGAGCGGACCTGCTCCCAGGTGAACGACGCGGTGTCGCGCCGCTACTTTCGGCAGACCAAGGCGGTCGCCTGGCTTCCGGAGGCGGTCGCGTGA